ATACACAATTGATGCCCCGGCATATGTAAAGTGTCATTAACTATAACCACTTATACCCCAAAAATGACAAAGTCCAACTATTCACAAAAtagtaaatattaataaaaaaaaaatcaaaaccctgACCACATGGACACCttcaatatatgtacaaacagCAGCAGAAGACAAGTGAAACTTCCAAGCATTCAAACTGTAGGAGGAGTTATCTTGAAACTTTCCTCTTTTGCAAgtaaatactaaaataaaatgacacagTTCAACTATCTCCTAAAAGAAACCCCTGTCCACATGCACAACTTCAATATATGTACAAGCAACCGGCAAAGTGAAAAATTCCTAGGATTAAAACTGTAGGAGATATCTGGAAACGCTCCTCTTATGCAagtaaatactaaaaaaaatgacaaaaattcaACTATCTTCCAAAAgagcaaataaaataaaaatcgaaaCCCTGACCACATGTAGACCTATATATGTTAATGTTTAATGAACAAACAGATAGCAAAGTGAAAATTCTTCCTAGGATTCAAACTGTATATATAGGAGGAGTTATGCGGAATAACTATATACCAATAATTAaatgggacggacggacaggGGTAAAACAATGTGCGCCCCAACTTGCAGTTGCGGGGgaggggcataaaaataaacaactatagaaCACAGTCTTCCACAATGATATTAGTACTTGATTCGTGCGCAGTGTAATGTCGAAATCACTTTcatatgtttgtaataaaagtattttttcttccgaatgtataacaaaaatatacttttaacaaatttctgaaatgctaaaaaaaaaggttcTTACCGGATTTCTCCTTTGCAAAAGTATTCTTTTCTCTTGAGGgaattttaatcaataaatagcCGACAAAATATTAGCAAAAGTTTAATCGATGTCACGTGTTTGAATACTTgaattctttacaaaatttatttaaagatatcatCTGAGAatagtttatcatttttttgcaaacgcacaaaaacaaaaacgtacTTCAGATTTTGAGCATATTTCCCGCGtatatgtcatttatttttagtcaataggtcatgtgatatatattttctttcatttcatcACGTGATTCatagtaaatatttaataaaaccaCTGTTATTCGGGTGTGCAATTATTAGTGTAAGGTGAATTCCAATTAAAATCTCACAAATTTGCAACAAAATGTCCGTTACATTTCGTAATACGTCTGAAGGTGTGCAATATGTGCTGAATTACGCAGTCAAAACACCGGTAATGGCCTTGTCCTTGAACAATCTATGACCTATGAAAAAGAAAGCAGCCggtttataaatataacgtaCACTGACaggattatatttaaatttcatataatgATTTTTGGTTAATTaaatcaatgtaaacaatagaaCGGTGCTTGTTTATTGTAGCATGCAAACATATGAAGATGTGCAAGAGGAAATTAATTACGAAGAGCCTGACTTTAAGTTATTTTTACCACGGAATTTATCATACGGAGAAGACAGCTTTCTTGACAATTATTCTGTGTCTGCCGATTTCGTAACAAGGCGCAGTGGTACACCTGAGAGATCGTCTACATTTGCCAACAAGACTAAGATCGTTTATAAAATTCTAAAAGACACAATGTCAGGATTTAGAGATTGTGTGACAATGAATGGCGGAACAGATTTTGACGAGGAAGCAGACGACCCATTACCAggtaaacatacattttttaaagaaaaagagaCTTCTATTCATTCAAATGATTCTGATTTTTGTGAAGAAGGAGTATTTGTTAATTTGAATGATGATTTGGACGAGGATTCATTGAACGGTAAATTAAATGATAGCGATGAATGTTACGACGATTCGATCAATAGTCCGGTTGATGATGCTGACAACCTTGGCGAAGGGCATCAGGAGGTTCAAGTGGGAAATTCGGATTTAAAAACAATGCAATCTAGTCTTTTatgttcaaaagcaaaaaaacttGATGGAACATGTATACCTCACTTAAAAATAGAAGACAAACCATTCAAATCAGAAAATGTGTTGGATTTTGGCTCACAAAAATCCATTACCGAATTATTGAAAGAAGATGAACCGGTTGAATACGAAGAGtctgaatttaatttttgcaagTCAGAACTTAGGAAATCTTCGTCTTTGAAAAGTCAGAAAACTCCGCCTGGCACACCAAGCAGAAAGAAAATGGTAAGATTTGCAGATGCAATGGGATTAGATCTGGAGGATGTAAGACATGTACTCAACTTGGAGGCTCCTCCGAAAATTCCGGCTTCAGCCATGTCTGATCTGAAAACGGGGCTTGATGAAGATCGACAAAGTATGGGAAGTAGATATTTAGGGGCTTGTTTCTCCCAACCCGGAGCACAAGATGACTTTTTACAATCAGTAATGTCAAACAAAGTTCGATTAGAAAATGCTGTGATTACCCAAATGACTATTACCGGTTTTGTACGGGTAGCAAACATCGGATTTCACAAATCAGTGCGAATCAGATATACCACAAATAACTGGGCAACGTTTCATGATATTTCAGCTTCCTACGTTCAAAATTCATGTGATGGACCTACGGATAGATTTTCGTTCAGTATAGTTGCACCAGATTTTCTAGGTGTTCATAATAAACTGGAGTTTGCTGTTTCTTACACTACAAACGGTACCACGTACTGGGATAGTAATTCGGGTAATAACTATAGCTTTGAATGCTTTGCTAAAACTACACCAACAGAAAATGAAGATTCATGGttacattttgtttagtttaaagGATTTCCgttgattttatataaatgtaagtGTAGAAATCCTGAACATGTTATATGTGTACATATTTCCCGGATTATGTTCTATACACATGTAGGGAAATAGGTGTATAATATCAGTATGattaatatgcatttaaaaGGCTTTAACTTCGGTTGAAAATCCACAAACTTCCTTTTCTTTGTTTGCTTGAAATAGTTCGTGTTTTAAATCAAAGTTTTTTATTTCCTTGTTAAAATTTATTGTACAACTGCACCCTTTGCCGGGTACATAGATTACAAAAGTGGATCAACTAgtattccttttaaaaaaaaatgattccaagtaaaaattaaaaataaaacaatcattgcTTTTCCTTAATATCTGTCTAGAATAAGTCTTAAGATCAGATTTAAAGTGTGGATATTCACCTCTGTTGATGTAGGATATTTGttgcaaagttttattaaatgCTAATTTATTCAGGATTAAACATTTTCTTCTGTTAAAATCTGTAAATGACATTCAATGAACAAGGGAACGACCGGCGGCATTTATTCTAAATAGATCCAAATCAAAACTGGTATACATGTATTGGAGGTTTGCCATCAGTATTAACAAATGTCTCGTCTTCTATGAGCTATCTTATAAATCAGTATTCTTGATGAAATGACAAATTctatatgaattaaaattgttgttgaGTAAATGTCAAGcataagggacgacatcaaaagttcaatgaaggataaaaaaaaacttaattcaatcacatagtttttttcactgaccccctacccccctcttaacttaatttgggaaaaattgattgacccatatggatatatgtaaaaatcaatgacGGATAACCAAATCTTGCAGCAGTTcaacccccacccccaaactatttgaattaaggctttttttttttttatcttgcattgatcttttgatgtcgtccctaaccCTAAGCTGACCAAAATATACAAGGGCATTAGTCAATCGTAAATCACACATGAAGTTGCCTCCACATTAAGAAGATAAAGGATACATATAATTCTATCTGATCCCCTATTGACTGGAAATCTTTTTTAAGTGATGTGTCATATCAGAAAGTTGACGACTCTGACACCAGCAAAATGAACTTGATATGATTCAcatctgatttttttcatatttattattctGATTCGTATGTTGTATGATTGGGTTCAtacctatgttttttttaaagatatatacaaTAGTGCTGCATTAATCCATAGGAAAATGGGgagatatcattttttttccttctccAAAATCCGTTATTTTTCCGTTTTATATTAACTTGGATTTGCTATTTATtatcaattccaagtttactatccacagcGGTCACTGATATCTCTATACAATATATCAGTGGATAGTAAACTTAAAATTGATAGGAATTAGCAATttatacaagttatttttagTATATTTATGTTCTTGTTATATAGAAAAACtccaaaataattgaaatactaAAACGAAATAGAAAACGAAAATTCACggattttatattaaaaaaaaaggaagggGAAAGGCCAAAAAAATGTCATGCCCCCAAGTGCCTATGCAAAAATGTGGTGTTTTTGCTCCTTTTAACATATCAGCTGTCACGTGTGTGTCCGAGACCTGTTGCCTGCATCAtcattttaaaactaaacataGTGTAGGCATAGGTTACTCAATGTTAGCATGCCATCACGTCTTCAGAACAGAACAATGCTCAGCCGTGTGAGGGTCTTGCTtcttatttactttttactcTTTAACATTAGtcatattacttttactgttacaGTTATTGTAGTTTGAGCAAAAATCAAAACCGTGATTTATTTCTTGGAATTTTTTAAGATGCGTTAACTATGCAAATGATTTTGGGGTGCTAACTAAAATTTGGTATGTAATTAATGCACTTATAACTACCTACATTTCGAAATTGAAGGTACCTAATTTGGCATGTCAAATACTAGTACATAAAAGAACATTCAATTTCGACATGTAAGACACATTGAGGTACATATAATTTCGGCATTAAAGACgcttaaaagtttatgtaacTTTGACAATTAAGCCTTATAAAGTTCATGTAATTTTGGCATGTTAAACACATAAAAGTATATATTATTTCGATATATTAAAGGCGTAATACCTCCTTAAAAAACAATTCCAagcataaaataattaatttgcaTAAATCTACTGAAGTCCTCCACAGCCGACACCAGTTAGGGTACTTACTTGATTTGTCATTAGtgtcaaatataaattaacttGAGCGATTTGCCGGGTAACTCAATCGATTTTACACCAGTTAGGTCACTCAATCGACTTTACACAAGTTAGGTAACTTTATCGATTTTACACCAATTAGGTCACTCAATCGACTTTACACCAGTTAGGTAACTTAATCGATTTTACACTAGACTGTCCACTAGTTAGGTAACTAAATCGATTTTACACTAGACTGTCCAGTTGTTAGGTAACTTAAACGATTTTACACCAGTTTTGTCACTCAATCGACTTTACACTAGTTAGGTAACTTAATCGATTTTACACTAGAATGTCCACTAGTTAGGTAACTAAATCGATTTTACACTAGACTGTCCAGTTGTTAGGTAACTTAATCGATTTTACACCAGTTTTGTCACTCAATCGACTTTACACTAGTTAGATAACTTAATTGATTTTACACCAGTTTGGTCACTCAATCGACTTTACACTAGTTAGGTAACTTAATCGATTTTACACTAGACTGTCCACTAGTTTGGTCACTCAATCGACTTTACACTAGTTAGGTAACTTAATCGATTTTACACTAGACTGTCCACTAGTTTGGTCACTCAATCGACTGTCCAGTAGTTAGGTAACTTAATCGATTTTACACTAGACTGTCCACTAGTTAGGTAACTAAATCGATTTTACACTAGACTGTCCAGTTGTTAGGTAACTTAATCGATTTTACACCAGTTTTGTCACTCAATCGACTTTACACTAGTTAGGTAACTTAATCGATTTTACACTAGACTGTCCACTAGTTTGGTCACTCAATCGACTTTACACTAGTTGGGTAACTTAATCGATTTTACACTAGACTGTCCAGTAGTTAGGTAACTTAATCGATTTTACACTAGACTGTCCAGTAGTTAGGTAACTTAATCGATTTTACACTAGACTGTCCACTAGTTAGGTAACTTAATCGATTTTACACTAGACTGTCCAGTTGTTAGGTAACTTAATCGATTTTACACCAGTTTGGTCACTCAATCGACTTTACACTAGTTAGGTAACTTAATCGATTTTACACTAGACTGTCCAGTAGTTGGATAAATTAATCGATTGTACACGAGTTAGGTCACTCCATCGATTTTAGACCAGTAAGTTAATTTAAACGATTTGAGTCAAGTAAGATATTACACCAGTCGGCCGGAAAGTCAATTTATTTTGGACCACTGACCAGTCGCGTAACTCAATCTCCTTTACACCAGTTAATTAGTAACTATTACTTAATCTACTTCACACCAGTAAGATTTTACACCAGTTAGGTAACTCGATCGAATTTACACCGGAAAGATTTTACATCAGTTGggtaaataaaatgatttgacACTAGATGTGCGATTAAGTCGTTATGTTATATGCTATGATTATTACAAATGTAATCGATAGTATATAAATATCATAGAAGTACTCATGTCATGTTTCTTTACATTAACTACCTCTTAAGTTGgacatattttctttaaaacatattCCTGTGCATGTTTAAAATCATCAAGGttgttttattatacaaaagtagTTTCTTACGTCTCTGAACGAGGTAAATAATTATTGAATTCATTGAAATACAACAGATCTCTTTACACTGTAAAAAGTGTAAAATGCAACTATTCGGTACGTAAACTTTCTTATTGCACTTCTCTTTTTTGCGATTAATTTAGGTGTGTAGCAGACATGTGTTCCGATCCGAAATTTGCGGAGGCAACCGAATTCCAAGGAGCAATTACGCTTTGTTTAGAAGGTAAAATATGTATCCGATTCCTACAAAAGATTATCCCAGATTTTACAACTAGTAAGTAATCCACCGTATTCTGATGTCGTGAAATTGCTCCTTGGGGGTTGGATCGCTCCACGGAGTTTTGTATCGGGATATACAAAAATGTGTCTGCTGTGGGTGTGTTTCGCAAATATTCGTTGTGATATTTGTTATGCTACTTAGAGTTGTTTAAATCGTGCCATTTGTTTTTACAATGCAAAATTTGGTTTCCATTTTTTTAGACTGCGaaatacatacataatatttcaataaactCTGCATAATATCATGTTGTCTTCATTTGTTCGCATTAGTACTTTTAATTTAAGATGCTTTGCTTGCCAATTAGAAAAGTCACTCATACTTTTgtaactaaaaacaaaaaaaataagagatGAGGCATTATGCGTTTCCGGCAAAggtgtaaatatattttaaaactgtcGACACAACTGTCGTTCATCAGAGAATGTAAAATAAGTCTTGTGTTTTAAACTGTACTAGAAGTTGAATGCTTGTTATAAACTGTTAGTGTTTATAAATCAATGTTATTGATCTGTTTTTGTACATCTGTTATAGTGTtatttatgtgtatatattgaatgtaggtaaacattattatatttattgagTATCAGTTTTAATCCCAAGAGAGGAAGAGAGAAAGAAAATCATATAGAACACTTGCATTGAAACCAGGGAGATCACGGTTTCctttagatatatttttatttgttgatcAAAACTAGGTCTTTACCAGTTTGTAACTAAATTCAGATCataccaatttaaaaacaaacgcTTTTTTAAGGTTGCAAGTTTGAGTGACACTTTGACCAACCAGACATTTTAGAATAATCTGGTATGGGTCAACAATATGGATATCTTTACAGAGTTGAAATATTCACTAGAGAATTCCAGACCGAGCCAATTTTATATTAAGAGAAATccttagctagctttaaaacaatattatacacAAGTATTTATTCTAAAGGAATTTGTGAACTGAAATGGTATTGTAATTGCtccttttaatcttttaattccTAAATCGtcttgaaataatcaaaatattgttattcTTATTAAATCTTATTACCAGTGGGAAATCCATTTAATTCCTCAATAGGACATTTAGGATCATTTAGGGTTAGTTAACCTTTGAACTCATGTAGATGTGTGAAAAATTACGTTTTTGTTTATCTACATGCATTCTTGTTAATATGCCTTTTTATAGAAAGGAAGGATTATGGTTAATTAAATTATGACTGAAATAGACTAAACATATGCGGATTCATGCCCCCCACCCACCTCCCccaccccccacccccaccTCTTTTGTTGGAAAAAATGATTGATTAGAAAAGGAATCACTAAAGCATGATAGCACTCCCTCCctttttatgaaaagttctggatccgcctctgcaaaaagcaaaagcatttaaaatgtatttctacTACGCATAAACAGGCATGCTTATTCATATTAAGAAGTTgtacaaacataaataaaaaaaagtgttttggaTTTGTTTTTAGGCCTAAAcggaaatatatttatttcatactcAAAACGTCAATTCCGCAGTGAAATTCAACTTTGGCAAACCCTGCATGTACCCCAATCTATTCCATACTGTAAATATATTCCAGCATTGCCGGAACAGGGGTTAAATTTTGGTGTTACCCGAGGCTAGCCGCCTTAAGGGGAATTCTTTGGCGGCAAAGGGAGAATAAGTATAGTTTAGACTTTTTTGGTTACTCCGTAAGTGAAGTCTAATTTACAAACCTTATATCCTACATGGCACTACTTGTCAACCTTTATCAcgatgagttatctccccaaaaaTTTACAGAAATGTGTTCCCCTCCGTTAAGCATGCATTCTATCTGTATTATAGGTTCTGTGCCAAGTCTAGTTAATAAGGAATTTTGTGACCTTTGATAGTATATTAAGAAAAGTTCAACGTTCTATTATTCATATTGTTCGTTTtgcaatattgtttttttaaattatataagtagcttttgatattaaaaatatagtgCCCTGTAGAAACTTCTATCAGTTAACAATCGTTTGGTTTTCTAAAAGCATAAACTATATCCAATTTGTCATTTCGACTTTATTCCCAATCTTTATACTCTCATAGTATAAAGAGAACATTCTCAGCATGTATGGTGATCTCTAGAATAATGAATTAGACATTGTTAAttgttctttttcttcttttttttcgttacagaaaacGATCAACGTACTGATGGTTTGAGGTTTTTATTGAGgttaaaaatagttaaaaatgtaTTGCATATTTCACCTGATGCCCTTGGTATCTTCTTGAAAAAATACCTAACCAGGAGCTGCAAATCTGATTATGTTAGAAATCCAAGATTTCAcgcttttaaattaaaaaaaaaaggttagaaATAATCATTTATTTGCCGATGGTCCGTTTTAGGTAATTTAGGGGTTCGGGAAAATTTGTTTAAGTGGTTGTTTATGATGAGACTTAAGTTATATGTTTTAACCTTGATAGCGGAAGGTTAAATGATTGTTAATGTACGTGATGGAAGGATGAAAGGATGGTGTTTTAATGATTATAGTTGTGGTGCAATCAACGTATTACCACAGTAAAAATAGAATGTCTTGGCAGACACATAGAgatgttattatataaattgtttgtgatattatatgttatgaagttaacaataaaattgtTGCAAAATAtgatttctgatttttttgtcCCCCTCATATTTCCCGCAACTGACGTTTTAATGATAATTGTTACTATGTGGATATCGCATTGTATGCACGTCCAgaatttttccatttaaatcATTGTGTCGATTATTCTCCCGAATGTCTTGAGTGGTTTATATGATAATTAAGTTGATTCTAGTTGACACATACTCATGTCTCCCTTTACTCGTGTATATTGAGACAATATGCGACGTGCAGGCAGTAAGATCATAAGGTTGCgtcatttaaatcttttaaaaaggtTGTCTTGAAAACGTAGATTTTTATTCCTATATGCCATGAGCATCACAACGGGCTCTATAG
This is a stretch of genomic DNA from Mytilus trossulus isolate FHL-02 chromosome 6, PNRI_Mtr1.1.1.hap1, whole genome shotgun sequence. It encodes these proteins:
- the LOC134722072 gene encoding protein phosphatase 1 regulatory subunit 3G-like, coding for MQTYEDVQEEINYEEPDFKLFLPRNLSYGEDSFLDNYSVSADFVTRRSGTPERSSTFANKTKIVYKILKDTMSGFRDCVTMNGGTDFDEEADDPLPGKHTFFKEKETSIHSNDSDFCEEGVFVNLNDDLDEDSLNGKLNDSDECYDDSINSPVDDADNLGEGHQEVQVGNSDLKTMQSSLLCSKAKKLDGTCIPHLKIEDKPFKSENVLDFGSQKSITELLKEDEPVEYEESEFNFCKSELRKSSSLKSQKTPPGTPSRKKMVRFADAMGLDLEDVRHVLNLEAPPKIPASAMSDLKTGLDEDRQSMGSRYLGACFSQPGAQDDFLQSVMSNKVRLENAVITQMTITGFVRVANIGFHKSVRIRYTTNNWATFHDISASYVQNSCDGPTDRFSFSIVAPDFLGVHNKLEFAVSYTTNGTTYWDSNSGNNYSFECFAKTTPTENEDSWLHFV